Proteins encoded together in one Triticum dicoccoides isolate Atlit2015 ecotype Zavitan chromosome 7B, WEW_v2.0, whole genome shotgun sequence window:
- the LOC119336113 gene encoding heavy metal-associated isoprenylated plant protein 26-like, translating into MGFLEALSGLCRSCPAPLTRGHLQKGRQLETVEMKVRIDCEGCVSKIRKTLEGMDGVTDVDVVPRENRVTVTGYVDAAKVMRRVARKTGKRVEPWPYVPYDVVAHPYAPGAYDKRAPAGYVRDVMANPGGANASFARATSTETRYTGAFSDENPNAACAIM; encoded by the coding sequence ATGGGCTTCCTGGAGGCCCTGTCGGGGCTGTGCCGCTCGTGCCCGGCCCCCCTCACGCGCGGCCACCTGCAGAAGGGGCGGCAGCTGGAGACGGTGGAGATGAAGGTCCGGATCGACTGCGAGGGCTGCGTGAGCAAGATCCGCAAGACGCTGGAGGGGATGGACGGCGTCACCGACGTCGACGTCGTCCCTAGGGAGAACAGGGTGACCGTCACCGGCTACGTCGACGCCGCCAAGGTGATGCGCCGCGTCGCGCGCAAGACCGGCAAGCGCGTCGAGCCGTGGCCCTACGTGCCCTACGACGTCGTCGCGCACCCCTACGCGCCCGGCGCCTACGACAAGAGGGCGCCCGCCGGGTACGTGCGCGACGTCATGGCCAACCCCGGCGGCGCGAACGCGTCCTTCGCGCGCGCCACGTCCACCGAGACTAGGTACACCGGGGCCTTCTCCGACGAGAACCCCAACGCGGCGTGCGCGATCATGTAA